The window TCGAGGCCGAAGAGCAAAAGTGGAGGTAGTGCTTGAATACATATAAAAAATGTGGCGATTGCAGTTGAATTCTGGCTCATGTAGATGCCAAAGAGTGCAGTTGCTTCAAGAAAAATTGCTGTAAGCAATACACGACCATTACCAAATTTTCGTACAAGGCTTGGACTTGCTATAAAAAAGATAATAGTAATGGCTGAGCCAATGGTATAGAGCAGACTCACTTCCGATTGCGAAAAATACTGAACAAGAAAGTTTGAGTTTATGTAGACAGTGAATGCATAGTGAAGTGAGAGAAAAAGAGCAGCGGCGTATATCCACGTAACTCTGCGCGTAAGGCGTTGTTTCATCATTCTATTATATCAGGCGGAGGGGAAAGTAGGTGTTGATAAGGCAATAAAAAACCGCAGCTTATCTTTGATAAGAAGCTGCGGTGTAAGAGTACTAGCTTGAAGAAAAGCTATTAAAACTTTGACTTGCCTAACATAATACAGTAACCACTATCACTAGCTGCGTAGAAAAGAGTTTTGCGAATTCCTTCTCGACGTTCAATGGGTGTTTGAGCAACAATAGCAACCATACGATGCATGATTGCTAGCTCAATCTTATTAAGATGTTCTTCGAAATCTTCATTCGCCGAACTATCTGTCATCTCTTGAAACAAGTCAAATGCTTGGAAGATTGCAATGATCTCTTCAGTGTTTGCTCGAGCAATCCGATGGAATAGATTGAAGAGTTGCTCGAGAGCATTTGCTGGTGTAAGGTTTTGCAACCGTACAAATGCGTCGATAAGAGGATTATTCATGACTTCTCCTGGTTTGTGTAAAGAACTTTACTACATTATATCATTATTTAATATAAAAGTCAAATAATAAACTACACAAAAAAAGCCTGTAATAGGCCGTTTTTTTGTTGATTATTCATTTGGAGGTTGAGCCTCCAAGTATTACACTCCGAGAAGTACAGGAATAACGATCGGGCGCTTTGCCGTCTGCTGGAAGAGATATTTTGACACGTTGTCGGTGACGACTTGTTTTACATAATCAAAGTTGATTGGATGCATACCTTCAACTGTTTCTTCAATAGTCTTTTTAATGATGTAGCGAGTTTGCTGAAGCAAATCTTGAGATTCACGAAGATAGACGAACCCTCGAGAAATAATATCAGGAGATTTTT of the Candidatus Babeliales bacterium genome contains:
- a CDS encoding MFS transporter, with translation MMKQRLTRRVTWIYAAALFLSLHYAFTVYINSNFLVQYFSQSEVSLLYTIGSAITIIFFIASPSLVRKFGNGRVLLTAIFLEATALFGIYMSQNSTAIATFFICIQALPPLLLFGLDVFLEDTLRSEKTTGRVRSMYLTIINFAFLLSPLIVGSIVQNYSYKVIYLIAAGFCFFLFFVV